A single window of Gammaproteobacteria bacterium DNA harbors:
- a CDS encoding phosphatase PAP2 family protein gives MKKSLVSCALCLLFLPAAAQAETPPGESSYYMSDLGEYLSAPLRWDKQDWLELGAIAGGLVIISETVDDNWKQEMISEDHPTYYNRLTSIGNNWGTLTLAGPFMLGVYGYGYFNNDSEYLNAAYNMFQAGSYAAISTTALKLAFHRDRPNGAIDEAGWFQDGKSFPSGHTSFAFAISRSFLNSLDHPSLATKTLFYGLATSTAFARTKDNKHWVSDVVAGALLGIYTADFVEAQHEKRRNNGVVYAPYTDGETVGILARW, from the coding sequence ATGAAAAAATCACTGGTATCCTGCGCCCTTTGCCTGTTATTCCTGCCTGCGGCGGCCCAGGCGGAGACGCCCCCCGGCGAGTCCTCCTACTACATGAGCGATCTTGGCGAATATCTGAGCGCTCCTCTGCGCTGGGACAAACAGGACTGGCTGGAACTCGGGGCGATCGCCGGCGGCCTCGTGATCATCTCCGAGACCGTCGATGACAACTGGAAGCAGGAGATGATCTCCGAAGATCACCCGACCTATTATAACCGCCTGACGAGCATCGGCAACAACTGGGGCACCTTGACGCTGGCGGGCCCATTCATGCTGGGTGTCTACGGGTATGGTTACTTCAACAACGACAGCGAGTACCTCAACGCCGCCTACAACATGTTTCAGGCCGGCTCGTACGCGGCGATCTCCACCACCGCGCTGAAGCTGGCGTTCCATCGCGACCGCCCCAACGGGGCCATCGACGAGGCCGGCTGGTTCCAGGACGGCAAATCGTTTCCCTCCGGACACACCAGTTTCGCCTTCGCGATCTCACGGTCCTTCCTCAATTCACTCGACCATCCCTCCCTGGCAACCAAGACGCTGTTCTACGGATTGGCCACGTCGACCGCCTTCGCGCGGACCAAGGACAACAAGCATTGGGTATCGGACGTCGTGGCCGGCGCGCTGCTCGGCATCTACACCGCCGATTTCGTCGAGGCGCAGCACGAAAAGCGCCGCAACAACGGTGTCGTGTACGCCCCCTATACCGACGGTGAAACCGTGGGAATTCTGGCGCGCTGGTAG
- a CDS encoding cytochrome b — protein sequence MGWRNTGDRYGSMIIALHWLMLVQLVAVYACIELHEFFPKGSDPREALKAWHFMLGLSVLALVSLRLAARLGSGPAPRIEPAPPRWQQRIAGILHIALYVLMIGMPIVGWLVLSAKGNPIPFFGLELPPLLGKDKELAKAIMEVHEAGANAGYFLVGLHAAAGLYHHYFARDNTLVRMLPRHGGPRRPAETREPAV from the coding sequence ATGGGCTGGCGCAATACCGGGGACCGTTACGGATCGATGATCATAGCGCTGCACTGGCTGATGCTGGTGCAGCTTGTCGCGGTGTACGCGTGCATCGAATTGCACGAGTTCTTCCCCAAGGGTAGCGATCCCCGTGAGGCGTTGAAGGCCTGGCATTTCATGCTGGGGCTGTCCGTGCTCGCGCTGGTGTCATTGCGCCTGGCGGCACGCCTGGGGAGCGGCCCCGCCCCGCGTATCGAACCGGCACCGCCGCGCTGGCAGCAGCGCATCGCCGGTATCCTGCATATCGCGCTTTATGTCCTGATGATCGGCATGCCCATCGTGGGTTGGCTCGTGCTCAGTGCGAAGGGTAACCCCATTCCGTTTTTCGGGCTGGAATTGCCGCCATTGCTGGGTAAGGACAAGGAATTGGCGAAGGCGATCATGGAAGTTCACGAGGCGGGGGCCAATGCGGGCTATTTCCTGGTTGGCCTGCACGCGGCGGCGGGGCTGTATCACCACTATTTCGCGCGCGACAACACCCTCGTGCGCATGCTGCCGCGCCACGGCGGCCCGCGCCGCCCGGCGGAAACCCGCGAACCGGCGGTCTAG
- a CDS encoding lipid A deacylase LpxR family protein gives MENGQPRGLPLDEDGREKRNGGWTFAIDNDVLLPTENDYDYTGGLAFTFAGRRTAEWAWSLDPLVGWVEPVLFRQDGAAFNLHSQQIGLLAFTPDDLNNPEPILDDRPYASLAFIANSRTRVSHPLEPVDTTTVTVGMLGLSWAGALQRGIHTRLDLTEVPEGWEHQISDGGEPTVRVAWTRQSLLWSNFQQGRYEYELKWGRDLSLGYQTEVAASLSIRWGRINTPWWSFTPDRVEYVSQPAPVIGTAFRSGTREFYFWFGSKVRLRAYNAFLQGQFRDSVHTIDSDDIEPVIGEAWFGATWQLSEAHRLSYTIRFQTPEIKHGQGHRNLVWGGIILSRDF, from the coding sequence TTGGAGAACGGCCAGCCGAGAGGCCTGCCGCTCGATGAAGACGGCAGGGAGAAGCGCAATGGCGGCTGGACGTTCGCCATCGACAACGACGTGCTGTTACCGACCGAGAACGACTACGACTATACCGGCGGACTCGCCTTCACCTTCGCGGGTCGGCGCACGGCGGAATGGGCCTGGTCCCTGGATCCCCTGGTGGGCTGGGTCGAGCCGGTGCTGTTCCGGCAGGACGGCGCCGCGTTCAATCTCCACAGTCAGCAGATCGGCCTGCTGGCGTTCACGCCGGACGACCTGAACAATCCGGAACCCATCCTCGATGATCGCCCCTACGCGAGCCTGGCCTTCATCGCGAACAGCCGCACACGCGTGAGTCACCCGCTCGAGCCGGTCGACACCACGACGGTGACGGTGGGGATGCTGGGACTGAGCTGGGCCGGTGCGCTGCAGCGCGGCATACATACGAGACTGGATCTCACCGAAGTGCCGGAAGGCTGGGAACACCAGATCTCGGACGGCGGCGAACCCACCGTACGGGTCGCCTGGACCCGGCAATCCCTGCTCTGGTCCAACTTCCAGCAGGGCCGCTACGAATACGAGTTGAAGTGGGGACGCGACCTGAGCCTGGGCTACCAGACCGAGGTCGCCGCCTCATTGTCGATACGCTGGGGCCGGATCAACACGCCATGGTGGAGCTTCACGCCGGACCGGGTCGAATATGTCTCCCAGCCGGCCCCGGTCATCGGCACCGCATTCCGGAGCGGGACGCGTGAATTCTATTTCTGGTTCGGGAGCAAGGTCCGGCTGCGCGCCTACAACGCCTTTCTGCAGGGACAATTCCGCGACAGCGTCCACACGATCGACAGCGACGACATCGAACCGGTGATCGGGGAGGCCTGGTTCGGCGCGACCTGGCAACTGAGTGAAGCCCACCGGCTCAGCTACACGATCCGGTTTCAGACCCCGGAGATCAAACACGGCCAGGGGCACCGGAACCTGGTCTGGGGCGGCATCATCCTGAGCCGGGATTTCTAG
- the pgaD gene encoding poly-beta-1,6-N-acetyl-D-glucosamine biosynthesis protein PgaD — MNKRPLIIENPELQTPRQRYAFAAITLLFWILWFYLWIPIISLLAWLFGAERFYRAMIVHSGLDTLLELLGVYSIIILIMGATLALWAWYNQIRFRGREKRRASPTVTAEETGSFYALRPEQLDLARYAKHVVIEHDEHGKVKDIRVG, encoded by the coding sequence ATGAACAAACGCCCGCTGATCATCGAGAATCCGGAACTGCAGACACCCCGGCAGCGCTATGCCTTCGCCGCCATCACGCTCCTGTTCTGGATCCTCTGGTTCTACCTCTGGATCCCGATCATCAGCCTGCTCGCCTGGCTGTTCGGCGCCGAGCGCTTCTACCGGGCCATGATCGTGCACAGCGGCCTCGATACCCTGCTCGAATTGCTCGGGGTCTACTCCATCATCATCCTGATCATGGGCGCCACCCTGGCACTCTGGGCCTGGTATAACCAGATACGCTTCCGCGGCCGGGAAAAGCGTCGCGCCTCACCCACCGTCACCGCCGAGGAGACCGGATCCTTCTACGCCCTCAGGCCGGAACAACTCGACCTGGCCCGTTACGCCAAACATGTGGTGATAGAGCACGACGAGCATGGAAAGGTGAAGGATATCCGCGTCGGCTAG
- the pgaC gene encoding poly-beta-1,6 N-acetyl-D-glucosamine synthase, with protein sequence MEEFLTHLVGGILDFEFYYPLFMAYLWMVGALYYFAHWELVAGRRIDQPPRLENYPGVTFLVPCHNEGENVEETIEYLAKQQYPEFEIIAIDDGSQDDTGEILDRLAEQHQRLRVIHLASNQGKAMALRMGAMASNHEFLICIDGDALLDPHATPWIMQHFIKGPRVGAVTGNPRVRTRSTLLGKIQVGEFSAIIGMIKRAQRIYGRVFTVSGVVSAFRKSALHNIGYWNLDMITEDIDISWNLQLNHWDIRFEPNALCWILMPETLRGLWRQRLRWAQGGMEVFLKYLPDARHWRKRRMWMVYLEYLTSVVWAYLMVATILLFILGLFIDLPPFLQVQTLLPAWSGVVLGVTCMLQFAVALLIDSRFERGIGRVYYWMIWYPVVYWLLNVLTAVVAAPRAIRKRRGTRATWVSPDRGLRP encoded by the coding sequence ATGGAAGAGTTCCTGACACATCTGGTCGGCGGGATACTCGACTTCGAGTTCTACTATCCGCTCTTCATGGCCTATCTGTGGATGGTCGGCGCGCTCTATTATTTCGCCCACTGGGAACTCGTCGCCGGACGGCGCATCGACCAGCCGCCCAGGCTCGAAAACTATCCCGGAGTCACCTTCCTGGTGCCGTGCCACAACGAAGGGGAGAACGTCGAGGAGACCATCGAGTACCTGGCCAAGCAGCAGTATCCGGAGTTCGAGATCATCGCCATCGACGACGGCAGCCAGGACGACACCGGCGAGATCCTCGACCGCCTGGCGGAACAGCACCAGCGCCTGCGCGTCATCCACCTGGCGAGCAACCAGGGCAAGGCCATGGCCCTGCGCATGGGCGCCATGGCCTCGAATCACGAATTCCTGATCTGCATCGACGGCGATGCGCTGCTCGACCCCCACGCCACCCCCTGGATCATGCAGCATTTCATCAAGGGACCGCGCGTCGGCGCCGTCACCGGCAATCCCCGCGTGCGCACGCGCTCGACCCTGCTCGGCAAGATCCAGGTCGGCGAATTCTCCGCCATCATCGGCATGATCAAGCGCGCCCAGAGGATCTACGGCCGGGTGTTCACCGTCTCCGGCGTCGTCTCGGCCTTCCGCAAGAGCGCACTGCACAACATCGGTTACTGGAACCTCGACATGATCACCGAGGACATCGACATCAGCTGGAACCTGCAGCTCAATCACTGGGACATTCGCTTCGAACCCAATGCCCTGTGCTGGATCCTGATGCCCGAAACGCTGCGCGGCCTGTGGCGCCAGCGCCTGCGCTGGGCGCAAGGCGGGATGGAGGTGTTCCTCAAATACCTGCCGGACGCCAGGCACTGGCGCAAGCGCCGCATGTGGATGGTCTATCTCGAATATCTGACCAGCGTGGTATGGGCCTACCTGATGGTCGCCACGATCCTGCTCTTCATACTCGGCCTGTTCATCGATCTGCCTCCGTTCCTGCAGGTGCAGACCCTGCTGCCGGCCTGGAGCGGCGTGGTGCTGGGAGTCACCTGCATGCTGCAGTTCGCCGTCGCGCTGCTGATCGACTCCCGCTTCGAGCGCGGCATCGGCAGGGTCTACTACTGGATGATCTGGTATCCCGTGGTCTACTGGCTGCTCAACGTCCTCACTGCCGTGGTGGCCGCCCCGCGCGCGATCAGGAAGCGCCGCGGCACGCGCGCCACCTGGGTCAGCCCGGACCGGGGATTGCGTCCATGA